The Candidatus Hydrogenedentota bacterium genome contains a region encoding:
- a CDS encoding sigma-54-dependent Fis family transcriptional regulator, translating into MQTILAVDDEYSVRKSYELVLGGTYRLLLAENAVQAFELLEQHHVDLIILDLILPGITGLDFLARLEEQGEIIPVIVVTASNNVQTAVDVMKRGARDFVVKPFDVDELLRLADRVLCERRKQRELLALRERDAAGFEQIIGDAPALLGTLAKARQAMQVDSTVLITGESGTGKDLIARAIHCGGKRADGPFVPISCCAIPEQLVESELFGHVKGAFTGAMETRVGKLEVADGGTLFLDEIGEMPLDAQVKLLRVLQDGCFYPVGASKTIHVDLRVICATNRNLQEAVREGRFREDLFYRVNVLQIEMPPLRKRREDIPRLAAHFIAQQAPHLNARCTALAPKALARLASYSWPGNVRELENTIQRLLVIHSAETVLQAEHLEEILPGSGPEAARNFEEFEGLPLEEAVNRLERHLILRALDRANFVQSQAADLLGTTRRILKYKMDHLGISAPGEPDSLAG; encoded by the coding sequence ATGCAAACCATACTCGCGGTGGATGACGAATACAGCGTTCGCAAGTCCTATGAACTGGTTCTGGGCGGCACATACCGGTTGTTGCTTGCGGAAAACGCCGTGCAGGCATTTGAACTGCTCGAACAGCATCACGTGGATTTGATCATCCTGGACCTTATTTTGCCCGGCATTACAGGGCTCGATTTTCTCGCGCGGCTCGAGGAGCAGGGCGAAATCATCCCCGTCATCGTGGTCACGGCTTCCAATAATGTTCAGACAGCCGTGGACGTGATGAAACGGGGTGCACGCGACTTCGTGGTCAAGCCCTTCGACGTGGACGAACTGCTCCGCCTCGCGGACCGTGTCCTGTGCGAGCGGCGCAAGCAGCGGGAACTGCTCGCGCTTCGGGAACGCGACGCCGCCGGCTTCGAGCAGATCATAGGCGACGCGCCCGCCCTGCTGGGCACGCTTGCGAAGGCGCGCCAGGCCATGCAGGTCGATTCGACCGTGCTGATTACAGGCGAAAGCGGGACCGGCAAAGACCTTATCGCGCGGGCCATTCACTGCGGCGGCAAACGGGCGGACGGTCCTTTCGTCCCCATCTCGTGCTGCGCTATTCCCGAACAACTCGTGGAGAGCGAACTGTTCGGGCACGTGAAAGGCGCATTCACCGGCGCGATGGAAACGCGGGTCGGCAAACTCGAAGTAGCGGACGGCGGCACGCTGTTTCTTGACGAGATAGGCGAAATGCCGCTCGACGCACAGGTCAAGCTGCTGCGCGTGCTTCAGGACGGCTGCTTCTATCCGGTCGGTGCGTCCAAGACCATCCACGTGGACCTCCGCGTGATATGCGCCACCAATCGGAACCTGCAGGAAGCGGTGCGGGAGGGCAGGTTCCGCGAGGACCTCTTCTATCGCGTCAATGTGCTGCAGATCGAGATGCCGCCGCTGCGCAAACGTCGCGAGGATATCCCCAGGCTTGCCGCGCATTTCATCGCCCAGCAGGCCCCGCACCTGAACGCGCGCTGCACCGCGCTCGCGCCAAAAGCTCTCGCCCGGCTCGCCTCGTATTCGTGGCCCGGAAACGTGCGCGAACTCGAGAACACGATACAGCGGCTGCTCGTGATTCACAGCGCTGAGACCGTGTTGCAGGCGGAGCACCTCGAAGAGATCCTGCCTGGTTCCGGCCCCGAAGCGGCGCGGAATTTCGAGGAATTTGAGGGTTTGCCGCTGGAGGAGGCCGTCAACCGGCTCGAACGCCACCTGATCCTGCGCGCGTTGGATCGGGCCAATTTCGTGCAGTCGCAGGCGGCCGACCTCCTGGGCACGACGCGCCGTATCCTGAAATATAAAATGGACCATCTGGGCATTTCAGCGCCCGGCGAACCAGATAGCCTGGCGGGTTGA
- a CDS encoding biopolymer transporter ExbD has product MDGPFQTRRSRKRLGINITPLVDVMFILIIFFTVSSTFRSHLGVDVVLPRSSTAMEEAQGTHELAVNAAGDFYWNGRRVDAAALDAELNALLQRDPEAAIVLRGDEAAPFQAVVAAMDAARQAGAVHLVIPTQIKEAAGTP; this is encoded by the coding sequence ATGGACGGACCTTTTCAGACGCGGCGTTCCAGGAAACGTCTTGGCATCAATATCACACCGCTCGTGGACGTGATGTTCATTCTGATTATCTTCTTCACCGTATCATCGACGTTCCGGTCGCATCTGGGCGTGGATGTCGTTCTGCCCCGTTCCTCGACCGCCATGGAAGAGGCCCAGGGAACCCATGAACTTGCGGTCAACGCCGCCGGTGACTTCTATTGGAACGGACGGCGAGTCGATGCGGCGGCCCTGGATGCGGAACTGAACGCACTTCTGCAGCGGGACCCCGAAGCGGCTATCGTGTTGCGGGGGGACGAGGCCGCGCCCTTTCAAGCGGTGGTTGCGGCGATGGATGCCGCGCGCCAGGCAGGCGCGGTCCATCTGGTAATCCCGACGCAAATCAAGGAAGCCGCGGGCACGCCGTAG
- a CDS encoding alpha/beta hydrolase: MDHAEHGCINNGGVKIHYASVGEGPLLVMIHGFPDFWYSWRFQMEGLSDAYHCVAMDQRGYNLSDKPKGQACYDITLLVSDVVAVIDHFGAEKAIVMGHDWGGLVAWTLAMLQPRRVGKLIICNLPHPRGISRELAHNPEQQANSAYARAFQQPGAHEAIKPEMLALFVAKEDAALRETYVEAFRNSDLEAMLHYYRQNYPREPYVETTQPLPPVQAPVLLFHGLKDAALHHHALNNTWEWVAADLTIVTLPNADHWVHHDEAAYVTNTIRDWLKRH; this comes from the coding sequence ATGGATCATGCAGAACACGGCTGCATAAACAACGGCGGGGTCAAGATCCACTACGCGAGCGTGGGGGAGGGGCCGCTCCTGGTAATGATCCACGGATTTCCTGATTTCTGGTATTCGTGGCGGTTCCAGATGGAGGGGTTGTCCGACGCGTACCACTGCGTCGCCATGGACCAGCGGGGTTACAATCTCAGCGACAAACCGAAGGGCCAGGCGTGTTACGACATTACGCTGCTCGTGTCGGACGTCGTGGCGGTCATCGACCATTTCGGCGCCGAGAAGGCGATTGTCATGGGACACGACTGGGGCGGACTGGTCGCGTGGACGCTCGCGATGCTGCAACCGCGACGAGTCGGCAAGTTGATCATCTGCAACCTGCCGCACCCGAGGGGCATCTCCCGCGAACTGGCGCACAATCCTGAGCAGCAGGCGAATAGCGCCTATGCGCGCGCGTTCCAGCAGCCGGGCGCGCATGAAGCCATCAAGCCGGAAATGCTGGCCCTGTTTGTGGCCAAGGAAGACGCCGCGCTGCGTGAAACCTATGTCGAAGCGTTCCGCAATTCCGACCTGGAAGCGATGCTGCATTATTACAGGCAGAACTATCCCCGCGAACCGTATGTCGAGACGACACAACCGCTCCCGCCGGTCCAGGCGCCGGTGCTGCTGTTTCACGGGCTGAAAGACGCCGCGCTGCACCATCACGCGCTGAACAACACGTGGGAATGGGTGGCCGCGGACCTGACCATCGTGACGCTGCCCAACGCGGACCACTGGGTGCATCACGACGAAGCGGCCTACGTGACAAACACCATCCGCGACTGGTTGAAGCGGCATTGA
- a CDS encoding glycosyltransferase, producing the protein MHHIPHVLGIHDVCDEWANYIEERAGRKLVDWMDRRLAANADLLFVFSRHMRSRREGLCPETHVVLPAGDVAHYSRANDPDLAVPDDLARISRPRIGAICVIEPARFDPKLIVYMAAQRPHWSIALLGPIRGPVDLTPLRQYPNVHVMDNRPLEDMPAYLKGMDVAIVPYAINDATRGIYPMKIQEYLAGGKPVVCPKLPECLGLDGVVSFAETHDEFVRQADRALAEDNPERQAARRAVAARNSWRNRLEERCSHIERTLETKAQARGA; encoded by the coding sequence GTGCACCACATTCCGCACGTGCTCGGCATTCACGACGTGTGCGATGAATGGGCCAACTACATCGAGGAGCGCGCCGGGCGCAAACTGGTGGACTGGATGGACAGACGCCTCGCGGCAAACGCGGACCTGCTCTTTGTCTTCTCGCGGCATATGCGCAGCCGCCGCGAAGGGTTGTGCCCGGAGACGCACGTGGTCTTGCCCGCGGGCGACGTGGCGCACTATTCCCGGGCCAATGACCCGGACCTTGCCGTGCCGGACGACCTCGCGCGGATTTCCCGGCCCCGCATCGGCGCGATTTGCGTCATTGAACCGGCCCGTTTCGACCCGAAGCTGATTGTGTATATGGCCGCTCAGCGCCCTCACTGGTCTATTGCCCTGCTCGGGCCCATTCGCGGTCCGGTGGACCTGACGCCCCTCCGGCAATACCCTAACGTGCACGTGATGGACAACCGCCCGTTGGAGGACATGCCCGCCTACCTCAAGGGTATGGACGTGGCCATCGTGCCGTATGCGATCAACGACGCGACACGGGGCATCTACCCAATGAAGATTCAGGAATATCTCGCGGGGGGCAAGCCGGTAGTCTGTCCAAAGTTGCCGGAATGTCTGGGCCTCGATGGCGTAGTCTCCTTCGCGGAGACGCACGACGAGTTTGTACGGCAGGCCGACCGCGCCCTTGCCGAGGATAACCCGGAACGCCAGGCGGCGCGGCGCGCGGTGGCCGCCAGGAATTCGTGGCGGAACCGGCTTGAAGAGCGCTGCAGCCATATCGAGCGGACCTTGGAGACAAAAGCGCAAGCACGCGGCGCGTGA
- a CDS encoding sugar kinase, producing MHITVVGSVALDTVETPWGKNEDGLGGAAVYFALAAANFSPVHLVGVVGGDFPDRHLQLLAAKGIDLTGLERAPGKTFRWAGRYHADVNQRDTLDTQLNVFENFRPNVPEAARSADFLFLGNIHPALQADVLAQTRPRFVAMDTMNLWIATTPDALRAVLREVDALIINDAEARQLTGEANVVAAARGVQALGPEIVVVKKGEHGAMLFDATREVFVIPALPLDTVVDPTGAGDSFAGGFLGAVAQAGDTSPATLRRAVAYGTVVASFTCEAFGPARLADITPPDIQERLEVLRRLSAF from the coding sequence GTGCATATTACCGTTGTAGGTTCCGTGGCGTTGGACACCGTGGAAACCCCTTGGGGCAAGAATGAGGACGGGCTCGGCGGCGCGGCTGTCTATTTTGCGCTTGCCGCAGCCAATTTCAGCCCGGTGCATCTCGTGGGCGTCGTGGGCGGCGATTTCCCCGACCGGCACCTGCAGCTTCTGGCCGCGAAGGGCATCGACCTCACCGGACTCGAACGCGCTCCGGGCAAGACATTCCGCTGGGCCGGACGGTATCACGCCGACGTCAACCAGCGCGATACGCTCGACACCCAGCTCAATGTGTTCGAGAATTTTCGTCCGAATGTCCCGGAAGCGGCGCGCTCGGCCGACTTTCTCTTCCTCGGCAACATCCATCCCGCGCTTCAGGCGGATGTGCTTGCGCAGACGCGGCCCCGTTTCGTCGCCATGGACACCATGAACCTGTGGATTGCGACAACGCCGGATGCCTTGCGCGCCGTGCTGCGGGAAGTGGACGCCCTGATCATCAATGACGCCGAGGCGCGTCAGTTGACGGGCGAGGCCAATGTCGTAGCCGCCGCCCGCGGTGTACAGGCGCTGGGCCCGGAGATAGTAGTCGTCAAGAAGGGCGAGCACGGTGCGATGCTGTTCGACGCAACCCGCGAGGTCTTTGTCATCCCCGCGCTTCCACTCGATACCGTGGTGGACCCCACGGGCGCGGGCGACAGTTTCGCAGGCGGTTTTCTCGGCGCTGTCGCACAGGCGGGCGACACTTCGCCCGCAACGTTGCGGCGCGCCGTCGCGTATGGCACGGTAGTCGCTTCCTTTACGTGCGAGGCGTTCGGCCCGGCGCGGCTTGCGGACATCACCCCGCCGGATATTCAGGAACGCCTTGAGGTGTTGCGGCGTCTATCGGCATTCTGA
- a CDS encoding TIGR02757 family protein, whose translation MGGRGPDHRDAAQRGPLGASRRSGLRDKHHPRLVEAALKRTSNGKNSHDLKHDLLLVSVCGLQGGSGGIGTTLNRLYEQVNRPEFIYPDPLAAVLRYSDPADQEVVGLIAAALAFGNVKTILRSVGAVLTRLPRPAAQLPAAESQELLRLFGSFRHRYVRGRELADLLSGIGRVLRAHGSLGACFQACARPQETDYRLALTRFVCELRKGARLENNYLLPDPRRGSACKRLWLYLRWMVRQDAVDPGAWPGLDPARLIVPLDTHMHRICRKLGFTERKPADLRTAVEVTEAFRRICPEDPVRYDFALTRLGILRIEADFPTAT comes from the coding sequence ATGGGTGGCCGCGGACCTGACCATCGTGACGCTGCCCAACGCGGACCACTGGGTGCATCACGACGAAGCGGCCTACGTGACAAACACCATCCGCGACTGGTTGAAGCGGCATTGAAGAGGACCTCTAATGGAAAGAACTCCCATGACCTAAAGCATGACTTGCTTCTTGTCTCCGTGTGCGGTCTGCAAGGAGGTTCGGGCGGTATCGGGACAACCTTGAACCGCCTGTACGAACAGGTTAACCGGCCAGAGTTCATTTATCCTGACCCGCTGGCCGCGGTTCTGCGCTATTCAGACCCGGCGGACCAGGAAGTCGTGGGCCTGATCGCGGCGGCCCTGGCGTTTGGGAACGTGAAGACGATCCTCCGCAGCGTGGGCGCGGTTCTGACGCGCTTGCCGCGACCTGCCGCTCAGTTGCCCGCCGCGGAATCGCAGGAGTTGCTGCGGTTGTTTGGGAGTTTCCGCCATCGCTACGTGCGGGGACGCGAATTGGCGGACCTGCTGTCGGGCATAGGGCGCGTCCTGCGGGCCCACGGCTCGCTGGGCGCGTGCTTTCAAGCCTGCGCGCGCCCGCAGGAAACGGACTACAGGCTTGCGCTGACGCGGTTTGTCTGTGAACTGCGGAAGGGAGCGCGGCTGGAGAACAACTATCTGCTGCCGGACCCGCGGCGCGGCAGCGCATGCAAGCGGCTGTGGCTTTATCTGCGGTGGATGGTGCGGCAAGACGCGGTGGACCCGGGCGCGTGGCCGGGGCTTGACCCCGCGAGGCTCATCGTGCCGCTCGACACGCACATGCACCGCATTTGCCGGAAGCTGGGCTTTACGGAGCGCAAGCCGGCGGATTTGCGCACCGCAGTGGAAGTGACGGAAGCGTTTCGCCGCATCTGCCCCGAGGACCCGGTGCGTTACGATTTCGCGCTGACGCGACTGGGCATCTTGCGCATCGAGGCTGACTTCCCAACGGCAACTTAG
- a CDS encoding diguanylate cyclase produces the protein MKNWRVCVADDDVDAASVLVEGLSANNYEAYAVHSGEAALAACRTGEVDLLLLDVSMPDMDGFAVCQALKEDPHTRDIGVIFVTVHGSDEDVKRGFTLGAADYVTKPYNLPIVMLRIDSIMRTRQIDDVLRSHPEPIFDTAYTDHLTGLRNRRYLMERLQEEVEKAHRYNHPVSCVLVEVDELHAVEEDQGTASLDDILAEIALALRNASRNYDVLARYDGAIFAAVLPHSPLKEAICYARKILHEIDSVTFSDPCFPTEAGISIGVVTCHNSKAKGAEQVLGEAMKSLLKAKSRPHERIIGVDLND, from the coding sequence GTGAAAAACTGGCGCGTGTGCGTGGCGGACGACGATGTTGATGCGGCATCCGTCCTGGTAGAAGGTCTTTCGGCCAATAACTACGAGGCCTACGCAGTCCACTCGGGTGAAGCGGCCTTGGCGGCCTGCCGCACGGGGGAGGTTGACCTGCTCCTGCTGGATGTGTCCATGCCGGATATGGATGGTTTCGCTGTTTGCCAAGCTCTCAAGGAAGACCCGCACACGCGCGACATCGGCGTTATTTTCGTCACCGTCCATGGTTCGGACGAAGATGTGAAGCGGGGCTTCACGCTGGGCGCGGCGGATTACGTTACGAAGCCGTACAATCTTCCCATCGTGATGCTGCGCATCGACTCGATCATGCGCACGCGGCAGATTGACGATGTGCTTCGCTCCCATCCGGAGCCTATCTTCGACACTGCGTACACCGACCATCTCACGGGTCTGCGCAACCGGCGTTACCTCATGGAACGTCTGCAGGAGGAGGTGGAGAAGGCGCACCGCTATAACCACCCCGTTTCCTGCGTGCTGGTCGAGGTGGACGAACTGCACGCGGTCGAGGAAGACCAGGGCACGGCCTCGCTGGACGATATCCTGGCGGAAATCGCGCTGGCGTTGCGCAACGCGTCGCGCAACTACGACGTACTGGCGCGCTACGACGGCGCCATCTTCGCCGCCGTGCTGCCCCATTCACCGCTCAAGGAAGCTATCTGCTACGCCCGCAAGATTCTGCATGAGATCGACTCCGTCACCTTCAGCGACCCCTGTTTCCCAACGGAAGCCGGCATCAGTATCGGCGTGGTGACGTGCCACAACAGCAAGGCCAAAGGCGCGGAGCAAGTGCTGGGCGAGGCCATGAAGAGCCTGCTCAAGGCCAAGAGCCGTCCCCACGAGCGCATTATTGGCGTCGACCTGAACGATTGA
- a CDS encoding Gfo/Idh/MocA family oxidoreductase: MGISRRKFLGSSAAAVVVAGTMAKGKVFGANDRIRACVIGFNGQGNSHIENIMEQPDAEIVALCDVDQRVMARGVALVKRKQGSAPKTYVDVRDVMADPDIDVVSTATPNHWHSLIAVWACQAGKDAYIEKPMAHSIWEGRQVVAAAEKQGRIVMHGTQSRSNPTLIRDIGLMHKGFIGEIVHSRGYVYKNGNRMAIGHGAPADAPEYLNWPLWQGPAQDQPYLVNVDAERPRGLLVHYNWHWVWEYGNGEIGNQGVHEMDIACWGHNRGLPVKVTSAGGRYKWDDDGETPNTQATQFTYADGSMMTFEVRNLGSFQEAEGGDCGNSFFGTEGYYVRGRGFFDYKGKPIEVTEPEPEGLPKFAHFFKAVRSRNVADVTAPVLPAHLSCVHCHLGNIAYRIGHTLNFDPASESFTDCSEANALVKRQYREGFEVPQLA, translated from the coding sequence ATGGGCATTTCAAGAAGGAAGTTTCTGGGCTCTTCGGCTGCGGCCGTCGTAGTTGCCGGGACGATGGCGAAGGGCAAGGTGTTCGGCGCGAATGATCGCATCCGCGCTTGCGTAATTGGGTTCAACGGGCAGGGCAATAGCCATATTGAAAACATCATGGAACAGCCCGACGCGGAAATCGTCGCGCTGTGCGACGTGGATCAGCGGGTCATGGCGCGAGGAGTGGCGCTGGTAAAACGGAAACAGGGCAGTGCGCCCAAGACTTATGTGGACGTTAGGGACGTCATGGCCGACCCGGACATCGATGTGGTCAGCACGGCTACGCCGAACCACTGGCATTCGCTGATCGCCGTGTGGGCGTGTCAGGCGGGCAAGGACGCCTACATCGAGAAACCGATGGCGCACAGCATCTGGGAAGGGCGGCAGGTGGTCGCCGCCGCGGAGAAACAGGGACGCATCGTGATGCACGGCACGCAGAGCCGGTCAAATCCGACGCTGATCCGCGATATCGGGTTGATGCACAAGGGGTTTATCGGCGAGATCGTCCACTCGCGCGGCTACGTATACAAGAACGGGAACCGCATGGCAATCGGGCACGGCGCGCCCGCGGATGCACCCGAATATCTGAACTGGCCGCTCTGGCAGGGGCCGGCGCAGGACCAGCCGTATCTCGTTAATGTCGATGCGGAGCGTCCGCGCGGGCTGCTGGTACATTACAACTGGCACTGGGTCTGGGAATATGGAAACGGCGAAATCGGCAACCAGGGCGTGCATGAGATGGACATCGCGTGCTGGGGCCACAATCGCGGCCTGCCGGTGAAGGTAACGAGCGCGGGCGGGCGCTACAAGTGGGACGACGATGGCGAAACGCCGAACACGCAGGCGACCCAGTTCACGTACGCGGACGGAAGCATGATGACCTTCGAGGTGCGCAACCTGGGTTCCTTCCAGGAGGCGGAAGGCGGCGATTGCGGCAACAGCTTCTTCGGTACGGAAGGCTACTACGTGCGCGGGCGCGGCTTCTTCGACTATAAGGGCAAGCCGATCGAAGTGACCGAGCCGGAGCCGGAGGGTCTGCCCAAATTCGCCCACTTCTTCAAGGCGGTGCGCTCGCGCAATGTGGCGGATGTGACGGCGCCGGTGCTGCCCGCGCATCTTTCCTGCGTGCATTGTCACCTTGGCAACATCGCGTATCGCATCGGCCACACGCTCAACTTTGACCCGGCGTCGGAATCCTTTACGGACTGCAGCGAAGCGAACGCCCTGGTCAAGCGCCAGTACCGCGAAGGATTCGAGGTGCCCCAACTGGCTTGA